Below is a window of Carettochelys insculpta isolate YL-2023 chromosome 4, ASM3395843v1, whole genome shotgun sequence DNA.
CTGGGTGCTGGCCAGAACTGACACAGCGTCTACCAACTGCAGCAGTGGATGTGCTCTGTTCAACTGTTGTTGAgtatttttgatttgtttttttagaaATGGGTTTTTACCAACTTTTGTCTTTCATCCATTTAATGAAGGCATCTAGCTACAGAAAAGCTGGCTTGGGTGCTGCCCAGAGGAAGAAAAGTGGATTGAAACCAGAACTAACTGAAGAACAAAAGCAGGAAATCAGAGAAGCTTTTGATTTATTTGATACTGATGGATCTGGGAGCATTGATGTAAAAGAACTGAAGGTTTTAacgttttttgttgtttgtttttacaaagtTGTATTTGTTGATTTGCCCTATTTACCATTGGCCAAACTCAACTGTAAATTGGCACAAATAAGATGTGAAATGACTTGTTGTCAGAGATCTAAATTTTCACCAGTGTTTGGGAGCATGGGTGGGGAAACCTTGGTCTAGAATTTCAGATTTGCTGAGTGTTCTCAGCTCCTGTTGTCTCCACTGACTTTAAACACTGTCAATATAGTCTGGTAGAGCAAACTAGTACATTGATAATATGTAAAAGAGTTCATTTTagagttatttttaaatacctgTCAAAATTTTGTATAGCTAGGAATGGGAATTCCTTTTAATTCCTTATATATCAGTAACAATAGTTATTTTTTGTGATTTATCTGAAGCCTATTCCTGCTTTAATTAACATCAGTGGGAGGTTTGCTGTAGAGTTCAAGAGGAATTGGATCAAGTCTCTGGTCTCCAACTGAAATCCCAGTTGAACAATTTGGTTAATCTataaaataccttttaaaaacaatgtttAATAATTGTTTGCTTTCCTTAGAGAGGCAAGTATAATAAtcatactaataataataatattaaaaacTGAAAACTACTCTTAATTCCTAAGGAAAAATACTATTATAATGTAATATTACtattactaaattaaaaaaatgacagATGTAAATAGGAATTTCTTTGTGATTTGTATGCTTTAAGTTATAAATGCAGtttgaagaaaggaaaggaaagaaaggaattTAAAATAGAATTCTAACAGCATGTTGTGTAGtttaactgaattgctttttgttGTAGGTTGCAATGCGTGCTCTAGGCTTTGAGCCAAagaaagaagaaattaaaaaaatgatagCAGATATCGACAAAGAAGGAAGTGGCACCATTGACTTTGAAGACTTCTTGTCCATGATGACCCAAAAAATGGTAATCGTCTACATAGCTTGAAAAATCAAATGTGATGAATGAATGTGGACatttagatatttattttttcgtgatttttttttcctttattttagaGTGAGAAGGATTCAAAAGAAGAAATCTTGAAAGCATTCAGATTATTTGATGATGAGGGgacaggaaagatttctttcaaaaaCTTAAAAAGAGTTGCTAAGGAGCTAGGAGAAAATTTAACAGATGAAGAATTGCAGGTAAAATCTGAGCTTACTAATCATGTCCCAATGAACTTTGAGCCAATCCTTCAGCTCTGTCAGACACTGTTGCTTATACATTCTGAAAGGAAGATGATAAACAATAGATATGTTTTAATTAGAATGCAACTTTATTCACCAAAAGTATCTGGGAGTACTTAGCAATAAATCACACAGTGCAGGTCATCATTATTTCTGTAATTGTTTCCACTTACTTAGGAAGCTGCCGTCAAGTCCTTCTCCATCCAACCTAATGCCCACCAATCTCACTTAATATAAAATTAAGGGAGTTAGCTCTCTGCTGTCACAAATGTTAGGTTTCCCAAATCCCCACTTCCCAACTTTCCTCTAATCCATTTTATCTGATAACCTTATCCCTTTCATAATGGGAACCCTCAACAGACCTGTGCCACAAGAAGGCTCCAGGGATTAGCTTGGTTGCCACCCGGTCTCCCCCCATTTTTTCAGATATTTACTAATTCTTCTCTGATATCAGACAAAAACGTCTACTCTGGCAATGAGTCCTGGAGCTGCCACCTAAACACTTGGAACCCTGACCATCACACTAACTAAGGTGAAAAATAATCACCTCTGACGCTTGCTCTGAGGCTGCCAAAGAGCGTAAAGGGGTCATAAGGAGGTCCTGAAGCATGCCCTCCTTCCATGCAGGTCATGATTGCTTCATCCCATAGGACCAGCTGTGGACTTCCAGATAACCCAGCAGGTTACGATTGCAAGGCAACACCACTCTTCACTTCGCCTATTAATCTGATCCTTAAACTGGAAACACAGTAAATTACTCTGTTCCTTTACTTGGTCTCACATACATTTTTTTATCCATTTGAATGCTATCATCCAAATGTTTGAATCATCTTGGCCGCTAGCATCTGAACAGCAATAGGACATCAAGAAACCTACCTAGGCCCTGTGTCATGAGACTACCTCATGAAGAATCTCCAAACTCTAGTACAAGGATCTGAGCATTCCTTATCCTCCTAGCAAATATAAGTCCAGTAAATGAGAGGAGTTGGTAGGTAATGTCAGCCTCTGGATTGCCAAAAAAAAACAGGTTAGCTGTGtccacacgagccccttcctttgagaaggggcatgttaaaatgagcgagtttgaaagacgctaataaggtgctgctatgaatatgcagcaccttattagcataagggcagctgcagcgatttgaaagtgccgcttttgaatcatgcgccgcctgtggagatggggggcCTTTCGACAGGACTCCcgcagtcttcaaaagcccttaCTTCCTAGAAACTGGAAACCCCTACCTTCTAGAAgtaggggctttcgaagactgcaGGGGGTCTTGTCAAAAAgcccccatctccacgggcagcgtgtgattcaaaagtggcactgtcaaatcgccacagctgccattacgctaatgaggcgctgtatatgcatagcagcatctcattagcatctttcgaactcgctcattttaacatgccccttccaaaaggaaggggctcgagtagacacagctgttgtgaGGTATCTGATCCTCTGGAATAAGCCATATCATGGAGAGGCCATCCCACTCCTGAAATTAGACAAAACTATTAAAGATTTTGTTAGCAGCTCTGCCAATGTGTACcaccatcatgctgtcatttcagAAACATACTCTTTTGTTTGCAAAATCTGTTCTGTAAACAGTTACTGCCATTACATGGGAAGGAATTCTAGGAAGCTTACATCTTTTAATACCCTTTTTTATATCCAACTAGGGGCCACTTCTGAGCAACTGCGGGTCCCAAAACCTATTCCATTcccagtgtatctaagcaaatgttgaaatctgctTCTATCATCCAATCCTTTCTCCAAAAAGAACTCCCTAATTACAGTGCATCAGAAATGTTTTTTTCACACTCCTGTTTCCTCCTCGTTAATCTCTTTATTTAATGCCTGTATGATGTTTCAACCTTGATATTTCCATGCTGGCAACTGACACTGCAGTCTAGTGCAAAATGCCCAGGGTCAGAATTTAGCATGCAAAATTATGATGCCTAAAAATAGATTGCATTTTCTGCAGTGTAATTTTCTTGGCCCCTCCGGGCCAGATTATCCATTCCAAAATTTCCCCCAATTTATTCTTGTGGGGATTGTAGATATACCAGCCTATGTCTCTAATTTGAAcccctgggccatgtctacactagccccaaacttcgaaatggccacgcaaatggccatttcgaagtttactaatgaagcactgaaatgcatattcagcgcttcattagcatgcgggaggccacggcactctgaaattgacgcggctcaccgccacgcggctcgtcccaccagggctccttttcgaaaggaccctgcctacttcgaagtccccttattcccatctgctcatgggaataaggggacttcgaagtaggtggggtcctttcaaagaggagccccgttgggacgagccgtgcggcggtgagccacgtcaatttcggagcgccatggccgcccgcatgctaatgaagcgctgaatatgcatttcagcgcttcattagtaaacttcgaaatggccatttacatggccattccaaagtttggggctagtgtagacatagcctccgagTCCCAGGCAACCCCctctgccttctcctcctcctcctcaaataGCAGAGCCTCACCCCTGAGCTCTGTGGTTAAAGTTGTTGCCCTACCTATTTCAGTagctcctgccctgggagagggcaggacatGGTTGTCACCCTCCATCCCAGTGAGGGGGTTGTCTGGGGTATAAATATCCCCCATCCCTAGTTATGTGGAAgagcagctctctgcctcccctctgcctggTCCAACCATTTCCTGTTCATCTTTGCTTCATGAAGGTAAACTTCTCCTCAGCCTGAACTTTCAGTTGCAGAGGCAACTTGAGTAGAGGTAACACGCCCAGCAACCCCCGTTTTTATCCCTAGCCAGCTGGATAAAGgactcactgaagtcagtcagGAATTTATTCTACAGTAGGCATATGGTATTAGATCCAAAATATGTTCCAAACCTAGATGCACAATTATATATGTCATAGTACAAATTTTCTtgctttttataattttttcataTTGTTTAAATAAAAGCTCTTGTGTGTTCAGTCTGGTTGTGAGTCTTCAATGCTCTTTACAGGAAATGATTGATGAAGCTGATCGAGATGGAGATGGAGAAGTAAATGAGCAAGAGTTTTTGAGAATCATGAAGAAGACCAGCCTATATTAATATTTGCTATTGCCTTCTCTTAAGATTGTTTTAAGAGGTGACctggaaaagatttttaaaaaaatactggccTGTCCCCTTTTTTCAATGCTTCATGACATATAAAGAATGCCTGTAaggggtttggtttgtttgtttgtttttggataGTGTTTATTTTGAGCATAAACTTATATAACTGCAGAACTTGTATACCCAGGAAGATGGTGGGTGACAAAAGAAATAGTGAAATGAGACATCCCAGGAGTGAAAGCTGAGGGTAGAGTTAGTCAAACTGTTactcagttttttgtttttgcttttaaatatatGTAATGAGCAGTGACTAACACTTTAGAGAGAGGGCATTATTGGACACACTACTCATGCCCCTTCATTTAAGATGCAAGAACCCATAATAGACATGCTTTCCAGCAAACCTAGGGATGACAAGTTGACTTTCTTGTTATTTCTAATGCATTATAACTAAATTAATTACGGTTTGAGTTTGTATTTCctaaagaaacaaacacacaaggccaatatttttgtttttgtaaggCTTTCGGGTCTAGTGGCTATCATTTATTTCCATTAAGGAATCTAAAATCTGTTGCATATCCATATTTATTGTTTCTCTATGAAACACTTCCTTTTTGTGGTCAGTTGCATTTGGACCCATGACAGTTATGTCTAGTAGAAAATAACCATGTATTTTTCAACTTCTGTTATACTAAATGCCTTGTTATTTCTAGATGTTATTTCATTTCACAATCCTATGATTAGCTGAAATCTGTCTTATCTGAACTTCAGgtttcccattttgtgtggatTATCAAAGttgtacaataataataattgtcTTGTGCCCTGATAACTGCTTTCTGAAGTGTTACTGAGTTTGTACTATTCTTTTAAGTATTTGGAGTGAAATTCACTTGTAGGCATCAGTGAAGGCCTAGTTGTATGCACAAGGGTTAATTTAATCAGTGGTGATTGACAACTCTCATACTATATTTATAGTAGAGAAATAATTTGTTACACTACATAGATGTCAAGACCTAGCAAATTAAGTTCTGTTTACCTGAAATTCATCTCTTGGGAGGTTCTATACAAATGGGAGCTGCTATTAATTTGTATCTGATAGTACTTTCATTTTCTTGACAATATTACCCATATTGCCAGTTTCAGCCTAACTGGTTTCTCAACATTTGCTTTCTGCACACAAATATATGACAGTGAGGCTTAACCTCATCTAAGAACATAGTGACTCAGGGATAACTCCCTGTGGAATATCAGACAACCAAATAAGTTGTAAGGAGGCCAGAGAACATAAACAATGTTGCTCTTGATTAGAGCTCTCAAATGGAGTTGGTAAGGGAGAGTTGTACAATTGCAACAGCTTCAGCTGCGAGGCCTCAGCAGGGGAGAGTTAGTTCTAACTGAAGAAGTGGGGAGAGTTCGTTTATGTGAACTCTTGACTTGCAGATGGAGAGCTAATATGTTTTCTTATAATTGGTTTAGCTTCAAGCTCTGTACTGATTTCTCTGGATAGCCCATGCTTTGCTTACATGTAGCTGGTCTGAAATCCATGGAAGACCCCCTGTATTGAATAGAGCCCATGTGaactaaaaaaaattattttaccaaGTGAATGTTAAGTTTTTCTGCTGCAGTAGATGTGACCTGTAGCattatatgttttttttaaaaatagatgtttCAACTTTGTATAAAGTGAAATAAAATGGTTTGGTAAGCATATTACTTGTGGATTTGAGTTCAGGAAATTGTCATTTAAGAATATACTTTATCTAAATATCCCTTTAATTGTATCCATAGCAATTCAAACTTTTTAGTTCTGTATTTTAACACTTTCCAAAAGAGAAATGCATAGCTGCTAAATGTTCTGTCAATTAAAACTTTCCCCACTGACATGCTGATTAAAAGTTTCTTACACTAAGCAATTCTAGTCAGAAAGGGAAATTTCAGCCTCTAGAAGACTGTGGGGAATCCCAGAACTTGTTAGAGTgactgtacatttttttttttttttgaatgctgcAACAGGAAAAGGGTAATGACTCTTGTTTACCTGTGATGCATTGAGTTTCTTCCTGCCCTAATCATTTTACTCAGTTAAATgtacaggctgtggctacactggcggcccccccgccctccttttgaaagggggatgagCCACtttgcagatgctaatgaggcactgccatgaatatgcagcactccattaacataatggtggctgtgcgtgttttaaaagtgttgcttttgaaatgcatgccactggtgtagacaggggcctttcaaaaagaccccctggatttcaaaagccccttcttcccaaaaccaaatggaaagaagggctttcgaaatcagggggggtccttttgaaaggcccctgtcgaTGGCGGCAGCTTGCTTTTCacaagcggcacttttgaaacttacatggctgccattatgctcatgaggcactgcatattcatggcagtgcctcattagcatctgccaaagtggctcattaataTCCCCCTTTTAGCATTGTCGTAACCATGGGCAGATTGATTTTGAAGCTAGGAAAAACACACAAATTCATGTTGATTCTATTCAGGCTGAATCCTGCAGTCATAGTTTGGCCATGTCAAGAGGTTGCTAATTAATCTTTTAAATCTGCGGTCTTGGACAGCTTTTGAGTTGGAGTACATCTttctggactccttgttgtttttgctgaaacagactaatatggctacccctccagaaagatagggctggaaaggacttcaAGAAATCATCGTACAAGATCCTGTACCATGCCAGGACCAAATAAACCTATACCTTCCCTAACACGTTGATTCAGCCTGTTCTTTAAAACCTCacgtgatggggattccacaataACCCTGGAAGCCTAGTCCAGAACTTACAATTAGAAGGTTTTTCCTAAGGTCCACCTTGAATTACTTTTACAGCAGTAGAACATGTAGAACAAATTATCACTGTCCTATTTCTAGCAGCCTTCAACATATTTGCCGACTGTTACGTCCTATGCTCTGTTATATCTTCTTTTCTCAAAGCCAAATATGTACAGttttttaatctgtcttcatgggtcaggttttctaaaacattttttttttgttgctcccCTCTGGACTCTGCAGTTTGTCCCCCTCTTTCCTTAAATGTGAATCCTAGaattggacacagtgctccaactGAGGCTTCCCTAGTGCTGAGTACAGTGGGTCTGTTACCTCCCACGTATGACATTACTGTTGTTAAATCCCAAAATAACATTAGCCTTTTTGCAGCTTTATTACATGTACTTCTGTTCAGTTTTGtgagtgctacactcacccctaggtctggcagcttgatgcaaatgagcagtctcaaatgCAAAATGGatgttaatttgcatatttgagtggctcatttgcatattcacagtagaaaacaagcaatgaagacaTGGTTCCATTGGCAAAAACACCCTCTGTCGCCAACCCCTTGTCCCTGGAAAAAGTGAGGGATAAGGGGATTCCGACAAAGGGAATTTTTGCCAACAGACCCACAtgttcactgcttgttttctgctgtgaatatgcaagtGAGCTGCTTGAATATGTTGCCCCTGGTTTTGACCCCTTTTACCTTTATCCAGAGACTCTTAGCTGGTTAGCCTCCCATGTTCTTTTGGACCTTAGGATGAACGTATGCATTATACATCCAGAATATGACATCTTCTCCCTTTTTAATCCTACTTCTCTTTCCAGATTGTTAGACTATACCTCCCTATATGAACATTCTAGTCATGAACTGCTAATGCCAGTTGTCATAATTTAGCTTAAATTCAGGCCTTCCTGATTATTCCCCCATACGCCTTGCAATTGTGTAGACATCAAAGATATTGAGCAAATTCTCCCACATATTAACCTCTTGTTGCTCCTGTGACTCTATTGTAATTTTCCTTGTCTCTCCCTGTTCCCAGTAGGCAATACTTGGTTAGGgtcacctcccacccctgcaagTAATTTAACACTCTCCACGCTACGTTGGTATCTAGTAGAACAAGAGTGGCATGTTCTCCCACTGCAGTACAAATTGCAACTTTCCTTCAAGGACATTCTACATTTGTGGTCAATCATGCTGTCCAAACGTAACTAATCCTTCAGGATCTATAGCAGCAAATGACAATATGTGGTTCTGCCTCAAATACTTGCAATGTATTACAGAGTTTGTCTTTAAGAATGTTGTAGCTTACATTTCTGTATGAGCTGAATAAAATTCTggccccaatgaagtcaatggcaaaactcccattgtttTTCATCATATTTATGTTTAGAAAAGGTACATGTCAgaaattcagttttttttaaaaacggcTATTTGATTACAGTTGACGGGGATCAAGCTATCAAAGTGCTATGGAGAGGTAAGAGCCCTTTCATACTCAAGAGTGCAAATGGCTTCCATCTGTTACAGTTTTGAACGTTGATTTATCTCCGAAAAATAGTTAGCCTACCTTTAGTGGAACGGGAGAGACACAAACGCTTTGTACAAGTTCCAAGCAATTTAAAATTATTGCTTTGAAATTGACTTTTGCCTAATTGTCTGTCTTTAACTGTAAAATGGCTTACTTTACCCTCAAGCTTTCAATGTGGTTAAACCTCCTTGTCAAGTTTAGCATCAACTGTATTTAGAGCAAATGGGTTAATAAGTTCTTATGTAGTGCTTTAAGAACAGTAATTACTATCGGGGGCATTACTCTGGACTCCAGCTGGTGTCGATGGGAGTTTTGCAATCATCAAGTAGGAGCAGAAACAACCAACAAGGGCCAGATTCTTTGCTGGCCTACACTTTCTGTAGTTATCTACCCTATGCACAGTGAGTATAAAAGGTGTCTCAACATGTAGTATTTGAAACCCTTTTTGTGGTCATATTTCTGTTGCCACAGGCTTTAGAAGATCCATGGAATTGAAAATCAAGCCATATTATACTATACATGAGCATGTTGTCATCTGTTGACTTACCTGTAGCTTCAAACGAACGAAGACCTTTCTGTGGCTAATCAGTAGCCATCGCTCTAGTTCATCTCGGCCGGGATCTATGATGTGAGAATTGTGGGAGAAGGTTCTATTTAGAATATTGCTGGTATACAGTTTAGTAGGGAGAGAGAATAGCCTCTCCTTAGTTAAATCTAATTTTAATAATCTCTTTCATTCTAAGAGGAGGTGGGAGTGGGCAGAAATAAGAAAAATCTCATTCTTTCAAATTTTTAGAACACAGAactagatttctttttaaatgtgatCTTAAAAAATGGAATAAATTGATTGGATGCTGGcaattcaaatatttaaatagtttatcccccccaaaaaaaaactccTCACCATCTTTTTATCGGCTCAGTGAAATCACAATATTTAAAACTATTGGAAACATGAGTACAAGTCACTGTCTGCTGTCAGTCAGCCTCACTCTTGAATGTCAACAGGTAGATTTTGAGATTGGTTCATGCAGTTGACCGTGTGGAAGGGCAGAAATAGTTACATGTTTAAGAAACTGCTGCCATCTGATAATTAGACACAATTCTTCATTACTGAAGCTAATGAAGAAATGGAAAACAACTGGTCAAATATATTTTCTTCAATCCCTGTGTTGAAGGAAATAGTTCCATGATTAAAGCAAAGATGGTGTGATATTTCAGAGGGATAGTTGGGTtagtgtgttctctctctctctctctctctctctctctcacacacacacacaaagcagtcctggagcactttacagactaaccattctataaaatggttagtctttaaggtgctacaggactgcttattttgttttgtgtgtgtgtgtggtaatgTATTGTTAGTATACAATCACTGAATCACCTAATTCTGTTCTCAGTCTTTGCAAACATACTGAAGTGATTAATGCATTTTTGTTTACATGCagtcccccccag
It encodes the following:
- the LOC142012682 gene encoding uncharacterized protein LOC142012682, with protein sequence MASSYRKAGLGAAQRKKSGLKPELTEEQKQEIREAFDLFDTDGSGSIDVKELKVAMRALGFEPKKEEIKKMIADIDKEGSGTIDFEDFLSMMTQKMSEKDSKEEILKAFRLFDDEGTGKISFKNLKRVAKELGENLTDEELQEMIDEADRDGDGEVNEQEFLRIMKKTSLY